One window from the genome of Desulforamulus ruminis DSM 2154 encodes:
- a CDS encoding MFS transporter, which yields MDSRRWILAAVAVATFLDTLIFGIIIPILPVYSENLGATPFTLGVIFAAYSASLLAGTIPLGLLSDRYGRKKIMLLGLLTLSLSTLGFTLANSLWLLILIRLIQGFSAGATWTAGPALVADLYPPDQRGAKMGIISAATGFGFLIGPAAGGLLYELGGYRLPFLIGTILSLIVGLFVLKVLPADKTNGKSRKRDHSLLEVLQFKGVPVSLTVILLGSTGFGFIDPILPGYFMDKFGISPGIVGILFGLISLSHVSSAPVIGKLSDSWGRLKLIQWGLVGTAAVIPLVSLSNSLITTAMVMGLLGITFGLILTPTMPLLADSVMLQSKDSGEASYGAAFGLYNTAFSLGYLWGPLFGGGWMEFLPLWGLFALYSLLLLTLFLFTLPRNKKEIRGLQ from the coding sequence ATGGATAGCCGCAGGTGGATATTGGCTGCGGTTGCTGTGGCCACCTTTTTGGACACGCTCATTTTCGGCATTATAATTCCCATCTTGCCGGTATACAGCGAAAATCTGGGTGCCACTCCCTTCACTCTGGGGGTTATTTTCGCCGCCTATTCCGCTTCTTTGCTGGCCGGAACCATCCCCCTGGGCTTGCTTTCGGACCGCTATGGTCGAAAAAAAATCATGCTCTTGGGCCTGCTGACTCTCTCTCTGAGCACTCTGGGCTTCACCCTGGCCAACAGCCTCTGGCTTTTAATCCTGATCCGGCTGATTCAGGGTTTCTCCGCAGGAGCCACCTGGACCGCCGGCCCGGCACTGGTGGCAGATCTTTATCCGCCGGACCAAAGGGGCGCCAAAATGGGCATTATCAGCGCCGCCACAGGCTTTGGTTTTCTTATCGGGCCCGCAGCCGGGGGGCTATTGTATGAATTGGGCGGTTACCGGCTGCCCTTTTTGATCGGCACCATTTTGTCTTTAATCGTAGGCTTGTTTGTTCTAAAGGTTCTTCCAGCAGATAAAACCAATGGAAAAAGCCGGAAAAGAGATCATTCCCTGCTGGAAGTTTTACAATTTAAAGGTGTGCCGGTGTCTTTAACCGTTATTTTACTGGGATCCACCGGCTTTGGTTTCATTGATCCCATCCTGCCCGGCTATTTCATGGACAAATTCGGCATTTCCCCCGGTATCGTCGGGATTTTGTTTGGTTTGATTTCTTTATCTCACGTCTCTTCGGCTCCGGTCATCGGAAAATTATCCGATTCATGGGGCAGGTTAAAGCTGATACAATGGGGTCTTGTTGGCACGGCGGCGGTTATTCCGCTGGTTTCCCTAAGCAACAGTCTCATCACCACAGCCATGGTAATGGGCCTGTTGGGCATTACCTTCGGGCTGATCTTAACCCCCACCATGCCCTTGCTGGCCGATTCAGTCATGCTGCAAAGCAAAGATTCCGGCGAAGCCAGTTATGGCGCCGCCTTTGGCCTTTACAACACGGCCTTTTCCCTAGGCTATTTATGGGGTCCCCTCTTTGGCGGAGGCTGGATGGAATTCCTCCCTCTGTGGGGTCTTTTTGCCCTTTACAGCCTTCTGTTGTTAACTTTGTTTCTTTTTACTCTCCCTAGAAACAAAAAAGAAATAAGAGGGCTCCAGTAA
- a CDS encoding DMT family transporter, producing MSQKNQPWAGIFLVVIATIALSTEAIAAKIAYQGGATVLTTLTVRYVLAVLFFAMMLHSAGTSIKLSLKHTLQAIGLGIGCQAVTALSLFNAYRYIPAAMAILLLYVYPTITAILAYFILKEPLHWQKWLALVLTSTGCVIILGHPQENLHPLGVALALLAALINALFLVLSGKVLKEIPVPVFNTYLTGSCALLFLGLGSLLGQLNFNLPLRAWLALLFLSIVCTVVAMSALLKGVTLIGPSRSAIISTLEPAFTAVLGFFLLSESLSLWQMIGGAVILSGVLLQKKEPEVQNNG from the coding sequence ATGTCTCAAAAAAACCAACCATGGGCCGGGATTTTTCTGGTCGTTATCGCTACCATCGCTTTAAGCACCGAAGCTATTGCTGCAAAAATTGCTTATCAGGGCGGTGCTACGGTACTTACTACGTTAACAGTCCGTTACGTTCTGGCTGTCTTATTTTTTGCCATGATGCTGCATTCGGCCGGAACCAGCATAAAATTATCCCTTAAACATACTCTTCAGGCAATAGGATTAGGGATTGGCTGCCAGGCTGTCACTGCCCTCAGTCTCTTTAATGCCTATCGGTATATTCCCGCTGCCATGGCCATTCTTCTCTTGTATGTTTACCCCACCATCACAGCCATCCTTGCCTATTTTATACTTAAGGAACCCCTGCATTGGCAAAAATGGCTGGCTCTGGTCCTTACCTCGACCGGCTGTGTGATTATTTTGGGCCATCCTCAGGAAAATCTGCACCCTTTGGGAGTGGCCCTGGCCCTGCTGGCCGCTCTAATCAACGCATTATTTCTGGTGCTCAGCGGCAAGGTATTAAAAGAAATTCCGGTCCCTGTGTTTAATACCTATCTCACCGGCTCCTGTGCCCTCCTCTTTCTGGGCCTTGGCTCGCTTTTGGGCCAGTTAAACTTTAACCTGCCCCTAAGGGCCTGGCTGGCCCTTTTATTTCTATCCATCGTGTGTACCGTGGTGGCCATGTCCGCCCTGCTGAAAGGAGTAACCTTGATTGGCCCTTCCCGGTCGGCCATTATCAGCACCCTGGAACCCGCTTTTACCGCAGTACTGGGATTTTTCCTTTTAAGCGAATCCCTCAGCCTCTGGCAGATGATTGGTGGAGCTGTTATTCTTTCGGGAGTACTGCTGCAGAAGAAAGAACCGGAGGTACAAAACAATGGATAG